One region of Tachysurus fulvidraco isolate hzauxx_2018 chromosome 9, HZAU_PFXX_2.0, whole genome shotgun sequence genomic DNA includes:
- the LOC113648452 gene encoding tripartite motif-containing protein 16-like isoform X2, which translates to MAEASISVDQDQFICPVCLDLLKDPVTLSCGHSFCKVCINGCWDQEDQKDVYSCPQCRDTFTPRPVLRRNNMLAEVVEKLKKTEVQAASPAHCYAGLGDVECDFCTGRKYKAIKSCLVCVASFCETHLKPHLEIPALKKHTLMEASGNLQEKICSEHDEVLKIFCRTDQRCICSLCLLDKHKGHDVVSVAAGRAEKQSELKKEQMKFQQRLQEKQKKVQELKQTVNSIELSAQTAVEDNEIIFTELISFMEKKRSEVTEMIRAQEKAELSRAERLLEHLEQEIDVLQRRVTEMEKLSHTHDHIHFLQALASGRQSPLLNRTDFVTSSISVPQHLSFDGVRNSLSDLKNRLEEFCEEEFNKIPPYGKRSCSCWRNIMMDVFTRSVNLFFSFILDFCSLTLDPNTTHCKLILSEKNRAVRYSMRKQQYSDHPERFDCLEQVLCKESVCGRSYWEVEWSGDGVYISVSYKDISRIRDGIECLFGCNKQSWSLRCSSTSLSFYHNNIMTDLSGPSSPRIGVYVDHRAGTLSFYRVSDTMKLLHRVHATFTQPLYAGFKLGLLSEARLCDPQ; encoded by the exons atggcagaggcgagtatttcagtagatcaggaTCAGTTCatctgtccagtgtgtctggatctcctgaaggaTCCGGTGACTCTCtcctgtggtcacagtttctgtaaggtgtgtattaatggctgctgggatcaggaggatcagaaggacgtctacagctgtcctcagtgcagagacactttcacaccaaggcctgttctacgcagaaacaacatgctggctgaagtggtggagaaactgaagaagactgaagtccaagctgcttctcctgctcactgttaTGCTGGACttggagatgtggagtgtgatttctgcacAGGGAGGAAATACAAAGCCATCAAgtcctgtctggtgtgtgtggctTCATTTTGTGAAACTCATCTCAAACCTCATCTTGAAATTCCTGctttgaaaaaacacacattaatggaAGCCTCTGGAAATCtacaagagaagatctgctctgaacacgATGAAGTTCTGAAGATCTTCTGTCGTACTGATCAGAGATGTATTTGCTCTTTATGCCTGTTGGATAAACATAAAGGCCATGACGTTGTATCAGTTGCAGCAGGAAGAGCTGAGAAACAG AGTGAGTTAAAGAAGGAGCAGATGAAATTCCAGCAGAGactccaggagaagcagaagaaggtgcaggagctgaaacagactgtgaACAGTATAGAG ctcagtgcacagacagcagtggaggACAATGAGATCATCTTTACTGAGCTGATCAGCttcatggagaaaaagcgctcaGAGGTGACGGAGATGATCAGAGCTCAAGAGAAGGCTGAActgagtcgagctgaacgactcTTGGAGCacctggagcaggagattgatGTTCTTCAGAGAAGAGTCACTGAGATGgagaagctttcacacacacacgatcacatccatttcctccag GCTTTAGCTTCTGGACGTCAGTCTCCTCTATTAAACAGAACAGATTTTGTCACGTCCAGCATCAGTGTCCCTCAACATCtgtcatttgatggagtgaggaaTTCTCTCTCAGATCTAAAGAATAGACTGGAGGAATtctgtgaggaggaattcaacaaaatcccTCCATATGGTAAGAGGAGCTGCTCCTGCTGGAGAAACATAATGATGGACGTCTTTACTCGCTCTGTAAA tttgtttttctcttttattttagatttctgttctctgactcTGGATCCCAACACGACACATTGTaaactcattctgtctgagaagaacagagcgGTGAGATACAGTATGAGAAAACAGCagtactctgatcatccagagagatttgactgcTTGGaacaggtgttgtgtaaggaaagtgtgtgtggacgcagttactgggaggtggagtggagcgGTGATGGTGTGTACATATCAGTCTCATATAAAGACATCAGCAGGATACGAGACGGTATTGAGTGTTTGTTTGGATGCAACAAACAGTCATGGAGTCTGCGATGTTcttctacctctctctctttctatcacaaCAACATTATGACTGATCTCAGTGGTCCATCATCccccagaataggagtgtatgtggatcaccgtgcaggaactctgtccttctaccgtgtctctgacaccatgaagctcctccacagagtccacgccacattcactcagcctctatatgCTGGGTTTAAACTTGGTCTTTTGTCAGAAGCGAGGTTGTGTGATCCACAATAA
- the LOC113648452 gene encoding E3 ubiquitin-protein ligase TRIM16-like isoform X1, whose product MAEASISVDQDQFICPVCLDLLKDPVTLSCGHSFCKVCINGCWDQEDQKDVYSCPQCRDTFTPRPVLRRNNMLAEVVEKLKKTEVQAASPAHCYAGLGDVECDFCTGRKYKAIKSCLVCVASFCETHLKPHLEIPALKKHTLMEASGNLQEKICSEHDEVLKIFCRTDQRCICSLCLLDKHKGHDVVSVAAGRAEKQSELKKEQMKFQQRLQEKQKKVQELKQTVNSIELSAQTAVEDNEIIFTELISFMEKKRSEVTEMIRAQEKAELSRAERLLEHLEQEIDVLQRRVTEMEKLSHTHDHIHFLQALASGRQSPLLNRTDFVTSSISVPQHLSFDGVRNSLSDLKNRLEEFCEEEFNKIPPYAAAVQIISPPDPQNREEFLKYFCSLTLDPNTTHCKLILSEKNRAVRYSMRKQQYSDHPERFDCLEQVLCKESVCGRSYWEVEWSGDGVYISVSYKDISRIRDGIECLFGCNKQSWSLRCSSTSLSFYHNNIMTDLSGPSSPRIGVYVDHRAGTLSFYRVSDTMKLLHRVHATFTQPLYAGFKLGLLSEARLCDPQ is encoded by the exons atggcagaggcgagtatttcagtagatcaggaTCAGTTCatctgtccagtgtgtctggatctcctgaaggaTCCGGTGACTCTCtcctgtggtcacagtttctgtaaggtgtgtattaatggctgctgggatcaggaggatcagaaggacgtctacagctgtcctcagtgcagagacactttcacaccaaggcctgttctacgcagaaacaacatgctggctgaagtggtggagaaactgaagaagactgaagtccaagctgcttctcctgctcactgttaTGCTGGACttggagatgtggagtgtgatttctgcacAGGGAGGAAATACAAAGCCATCAAgtcctgtctggtgtgtgtggctTCATTTTGTGAAACTCATCTCAAACCTCATCTTGAAATTCCTGctttgaaaaaacacacattaatggaAGCCTCTGGAAATCtacaagagaagatctgctctgaacacgATGAAGTTCTGAAGATCTTCTGTCGTACTGATCAGAGATGTATTTGCTCTTTATGCCTGTTGGATAAACATAAAGGCCATGACGTTGTATCAGTTGCAGCAGGAAGAGCTGAGAAACAG AGTGAGTTAAAGAAGGAGCAGATGAAATTCCAGCAGAGactccaggagaagcagaagaaggtgcaggagctgaaacagactgtgaACAGTATAGAG ctcagtgcacagacagcagtggaggACAATGAGATCATCTTTACTGAGCTGATCAGCttcatggagaaaaagcgctcaGAGGTGACGGAGATGATCAGAGCTCAAGAGAAGGCTGAActgagtcgagctgaacgactcTTGGAGCacctggagcaggagattgatGTTCTTCAGAGAAGAGTCACTGAGATGgagaagctttcacacacacacgatcacatccatttcctccag GCTTTAGCTTCTGGACGTCAGTCTCCTCTATTAAACAGAACAGATTTTGTCACGTCCAGCATCAGTGTCCCTCAACATCtgtcatttgatggagtgaggaaTTCTCTCTCAGATCTAAAGAATAGACTGGAGGAATtctgtgaggaggaattcaacaaaatcccTCCATATG ctgcagcagttcagatcaTTTCACCACCAGATccacagaacagagaagagtttctgaaat atttctgttctctgactcTGGATCCCAACACGACACATTGTaaactcattctgtctgagaagaacagagcgGTGAGATACAGTATGAGAAAACAGCagtactctgatcatccagagagatttgactgcTTGGaacaggtgttgtgtaaggaaagtgtgtgtggacgcagttactgggaggtggagtggagcgGTGATGGTGTGTACATATCAGTCTCATATAAAGACATCAGCAGGATACGAGACGGTATTGAGTGTTTGTTTGGATGCAACAAACAGTCATGGAGTCTGCGATGTTcttctacctctctctctttctatcacaaCAACATTATGACTGATCTCAGTGGTCCATCATCccccagaataggagtgtatgtggatcaccgtgcaggaactctgtccttctaccgtgtctctgacaccatgaagctcctccacagagtccacgccacattcactcagcctctatatgCTGGGTTTAAACTTGGTCTTTTGTCAGAAGCGAGGTTGTGTGATCCACAATAA